Proteins from a single region of Thalassophryne amazonica chromosome 22, fThaAma1.1, whole genome shotgun sequence:
- the ptprr gene encoding receptor-type tyrosine-protein phosphatase R translates to MVQVELPVAVATPTPQQQPITACYRPGPPTSSLLSPTPIFSEDSPPLTNSASVTANNELKPCSSPFRMKPAAGLQERRGSNVSLVLDMSALGAVEPLSVAVVTPRETAAKEYLLSAGRPITQQQLRDIINNTHKLHAEFAEIPMNFIDPKELDIPNHGTKNRYKTILPNPHSRVVLKSNSSNDLLGSYINANYIRGYQGDEKVYIATQGPMVNTVSDFWQMAFQEESPVIIMITKLKEKNEKCVLYWPEKRGIYGRVEVLVSGVRECEHYTARSLTLKCGNQTHTLQHYWYTSWPDHKTPDSALPLLQLMNDVEMDRRNATTAGPVIVHCSAGIGRTGCFIATTIGCRQLQLEGVVDVLSITCQLRADRGGMIQTGEQYEFVHHALSMYEARLPAEPGQ, encoded by the exons ATGGTCCAAGTTGAACTCCCTGTAGCTGTAGCCACACCCACTCCCCAGCAACAGCCAATCACAGCCTGTTATCGCCCAGGACCTCCTACCAGTTCTTTGCTGAG CCCCACCCCCATCTTTAGTGAAGACTCCCCCCCGTTGACCAACAGTGCCTCGGTGACTGCCAATAACGAACTAAAACCCTGCTCCTCCCCCTTCAGGATGAAACCTGCAGCAGGACTGCAAGAAAG ACGAGGTTCTAATGTCTCTCTGGTGTTGGACATGTCTGCTCTGGGTGCTGTGGAGCCGCTCAGTGTTGCCGTGGTAACCCCCAGGGAGACGGCGGCCAAGGAGTACCTGCTGTCTGCCGGCCGACCAATAACACAGCAGCAGCTTCGTGACATCATCAACAACACACACAAGCTTCATGCAGAATTTGCA GAAATTCCCATGAATTTTATTGATCCCAAGGAGCTGGATATTCCAAACCATGGAACCAAGAACAGATACAAGACCATCCTCCCCA ACCCTCATTCCAGAGTGGTCCTGAAGTCAAACAGCAGCAACGACCTGCTGGGCTCCTACATCAACGCTAATTACATACGG GGTTACCAAGGTGACGAGAAGGTGTACATTGCCACTCAGGGACCCATGGTGAATACAGTGAGTGACTTCTGGCAGATGGCGTTTCAAGAGGAGTCGCCTGTCATCATCATGATCACCAAACTGAAAGAGAAGAACGAg AAATGTGTTCTGTATTGGCCGGAGAAGCGGGGGATCTATGGGAGGGTCGAAGTGTTGGTCAGTGGCGTCAGAGAGTGTGAACATTACACCGCACGCAGCCTCACGCTTAAG tgtgggaatcaaacccacaccCTTCAGCATTACTGGTACACATCATGGCCTGACCACAAAACCCCCGACTCAGCGCTGCCGCTGCTGCAGCTGATGAACGACGTTGAGATGGACAGACGGAATGCCACCACTGCGGGACCGGTTATTGTCCACTGCAG TGCCGGGATCGGCCGCACAGGCTGTTTCATCGCCACGACGATAGGCTGTCGGCAGCTGCAGCTGGAAGGAGTCGTGGATGTGCTGAGCATCACTTGTCAACTTCGAGCCGACAG aGGTGGTATGATCCAGACAGGTGAGCAGTACGAGTTTGTCCATCACGCCTTGAGCATGTATGAAGCCCGCCTCCCTGCAGAACCCGGCCAATGA